A section of the Rattus norvegicus strain BN/NHsdMcwi chromosome 15, GRCr8, whole genome shotgun sequence genome encodes:
- the Prss52 gene encoding serine protease 52 isoform X1 — translation MKRWKGGTGLLLPLAFLLSWAHSSQAWKCGQGLSTRPLLQENVSAIMGGKPANISEVPWHVGIMNHGTHLCGGSILNEWWVLSASHCFDQINNANLEIRHGRDDLSTKNVKHEKVDKLILHPKFDDWLLDNDIALLLLKSPLNLSINGIPICTSELSDLRIWKNCWVTGWGITNVSGVKVQTTKLQKVQVDLFRWDWCGYVLPLLTKNMLCAGTPDGGMDACQGDSGGALVCNKKRNINTWYQVGIVSWGVGCGKKNLPGVYTKVSPYLKWIRKQTAKAGKPYVYDQDSACPLVLSYWAILFLYFVMFLLTW, via the exons GGAAGTGTGGCCAGGGACTAAGTACCAGACCTCTACTACAGGAAAATGTTTCTGCTATCATGGGAGGGAAACCTGCAAACATCTCAGAGGTCCCATGGCACGTGGGGATTATGAATCACGGTACTCATCTCTGTGGAGGATCTATTCTCAATGAGTGGTGGGTTCTATCTGCATCCCATTGCTTCGACCAAATAAACAA CGCTAACTTGGAGATCCGTCATGGCAGAGATGACCTCAGCACAAAGAACGTGAAGCATGAGAAAGTGGACAAGTTGATCTTGCACCCAAAGTTTGATGACTGGCTCCTGGACAATGACATAGCTTTGCTCTTGCTCAAATCCCCATTAAACCTGAGTATCAACGGGATACCTATCTGCACTTCAGAACTCTCTGACTTACGGATATGGAAGAACTGCTGGGTGACAGGATGGGGAATTACTAATGTTA GTGGAGTAAAAGTCCAAACTACAAAGCTACagaaagtccaagtggatctgtTCAGATGGGACTGGTGTGGCTATGTTTTGCCTCTATTAACCAAGAATATGCTATGTGCTGGAACTCCGGATGGTGGGATGGATGCCTGCCAG GGTGACAGTGGAGGAGCTCTAGTTTGcaacaaaaagagaaacataaatactTGGTACCAGGTGGGCATTGTCAGCTGGGGTGTGGGCTGTGGCAAGAAGAATTTGCCAGGAGTGTACACCAAGGTGTCACCATACCTGAAGTGGATTAGAAAGCAGACTGCAAAGGCGGGGAAGCCTTATGTGTATGATCAGGACTCTGCGTGCCCTTTGGTGCTCTCTTACTGGGCTATCTTGTTCCTATATTTTGTAATGTTTCTTCTAACCTGGTGA
- the Prss52 gene encoding serine protease 52 isoform X2, producing the protein MGGKPANISEVPWHVGIMNHGTHLCGGSILNEWWVLSASHCFDQINNANLEIRHGRDDLSTKNVKHEKVDKLILHPKFDDWLLDNDIALLLLKSPLNLSINGIPICTSELSDLRIWKNCWVTGWGITNVSGVKVQTTKLQKVQVDLFRWDWCGYVLPLLTKNMLCAGTPDGGMDACQGDSGGALVCNKKRNINTWYQVGIVSWGVGCGKKNLPGVYTKVSPYLKWIRKQTAKAGKPYVYDQDSACPLVLSYWAILFLYFVMFLLTW; encoded by the exons ATGGGAGGGAAACCTGCAAACATCTCAGAGGTCCCATGGCACGTGGGGATTATGAATCACGGTACTCATCTCTGTGGAGGATCTATTCTCAATGAGTGGTGGGTTCTATCTGCATCCCATTGCTTCGACCAAATAAACAA CGCTAACTTGGAGATCCGTCATGGCAGAGATGACCTCAGCACAAAGAACGTGAAGCATGAGAAAGTGGACAAGTTGATCTTGCACCCAAAGTTTGATGACTGGCTCCTGGACAATGACATAGCTTTGCTCTTGCTCAAATCCCCATTAAACCTGAGTATCAACGGGATACCTATCTGCACTTCAGAACTCTCTGACTTACGGATATGGAAGAACTGCTGGGTGACAGGATGGGGAATTACTAATGTTA GTGGAGTAAAAGTCCAAACTACAAAGCTACagaaagtccaagtggatctgtTCAGATGGGACTGGTGTGGCTATGTTTTGCCTCTATTAACCAAGAATATGCTATGTGCTGGAACTCCGGATGGTGGGATGGATGCCTGCCAG GGTGACAGTGGAGGAGCTCTAGTTTGcaacaaaaagagaaacataaatactTGGTACCAGGTGGGCATTGTCAGCTGGGGTGTGGGCTGTGGCAAGAAGAATTTGCCAGGAGTGTACACCAAGGTGTCACCATACCTGAAGTGGATTAGAAAGCAGACTGCAAAGGCGGGGAAGCCTTATGTGTATGATCAGGACTCTGCGTGCCCTTTGGTGCTCTCTTACTGGGCTATCTTGTTCCTATATTTTGTAATGTTTCTTCTAACCTGGTGA